In the genome of Triticum urartu cultivar G1812 chromosome 5, Tu2.1, whole genome shotgun sequence, one region contains:
- the LOC125506284 gene encoding zinc finger protein ZAT8-like has translation MTKHQRAAADQAVSLSLSLSLGAVAGLNKKMRRAAAAAGGDQFLCKTCGRSFPSFQALGGHRTSHLRDRHGLTLALTAGDHYYSVKPKSTDQKPEHRCHICGQGFEMGQALGGHMRRHREEAAPVLLELFV, from the coding sequence ATGACCAAGCACCAGAGAGCAGCAGCGGACCAGGCCGtgtccctctccctctcgctctccctcggcgccgtcgccggcctcAACAAGAAGatgcgccgcgccgccgccgcagccggtGGGGATCAGTTCCTGTGCAAGACGTGCGGCCGCTCGTTCCCGTCGTTCCAGGCGCTCGGCGGCCACCGGACCAGCCACCTGCGGGACCGCCACGGGCTCACGCTCGCCCTCACCGCCGGCGATCACTACTACTCCGTCAAGCCCAAGAGTACGGATCAGAAGCCTGAGCACCGGTGCCACATCTGCGGCCAAGGGTTCGAGATGGGGCAGGCGCTTGGCGGCCACATGCGCCGGCACCGTGAGGAGGCGGCGCCCGTCCTGCTCGAGCTGTTTGTCTAG
- the LOC125506285 gene encoding zinc finger protein ZAT12-like: MPHRRIKKSRESTTKDTIAMGAAVKRAREEEPVSLALALTTDSAASSTTSADSAGAAPARKRARRGRVVATSGEGEFVCKTCSRAFATFQALGGHRTSHLRGRHGLELGVGVARAIKERKKQEEKQHECHICGLGFEMGQALGGHMRRHREEMALRGGDDGDQWVWRGVGLPDQEAVAHQAAANYEPPVLLELFV; this comes from the coding sequence ATGCCACACAGACGGATCAAGAAGAGCAGAGAAAGTACAACAAAAGACACCATAGCGATGGGAGCGGCGGTGAAGCGCGCGAGGGAGGAGGAGCCGGTGTCGCTGGCGCTGGCGCTCACCACGGACTCGGCGGCGTCGTCCACCACGTCGGCTGACTCGGCCGGGGCGGCGCCGGCCAGGAAGAGGGCGCGGCGGGGCAGAGTGGTGGCCACGTCGGGGGAGGGGGAGTTCGTCTGCAAGACCTGCAGCCGCGCCTTCGCCACGTTCCAGGCGCTGGGCGGGCACCGGACCAGCCACCTGCGCGGCCGCCACGGGCTGGAGCTCGGCGTCGGCGTCGCCAGGGCCATCAAGGAGCGGAAGAAGCAAGAGGAGAAGCAGCACGAGTGCCACATCTGCGGCCTCGGCTTCGAGATGGGCCAGGCGCTGGGCGGACACATGCGCCGGCACCGGGAGGAGATGGCGCTgcgcggcggcgacgacggcgatCAGTGGGTGTGGCGCGGCGTCGGGCTGCCGGATCAGGAGGCGGTGGCGCACCAGGCCGCCGCCAATTACGAGCCGCCCGTCTTGCTCGAGCTGTTCGTCTAG
- the LOC125506286 gene encoding zinc finger protein ZAT8-like, producing the protein MVLSMKHCRDQAQEVPLSLSLSLGAMADRTKKQRRGADGEFVCRTCSRAFPSFQALGGHRTSHLRGRHGLALGLAAGIDEPSLTKKTVDQKQAHQCHVCGLEFEMGQALGGHMRRHREQESATTAQAPPVLLQLFV; encoded by the coding sequence ATGGTTTTGTCTATGAAGCACTGCAGAGATCAGGCCCAGGAGGTGCCCTTGTCCCTCTCGCTCTCCCTCGGCGCCATGGCCGACCGCACCAAGAAGCAGCGCCGCGGCGCAGACGGCGAGTTCGTCTGCAGGACGTGCAGCCGCGCCTTCCCGTCGTTCCAGGCGCTGGGCGGGCACCGGACAAGTCACCTGCGCGGCCGCCACGGGCTCGCGCTCGGCCTTGCCGCCGGGATCGATGAGCCGTCGTTGACCAAGAAGACGGTGGACCAGAAGCAGGCGCACCAGTGCCACGTCTGCGGGCTTGAGTTCGAGATGGGCCAGGCGCTCGGCGGCCACATGCGCCGGCACCGCGAGCAGGAGTCCGCCACCACGGCGCAGGCACCGCCCGTTCTGCTCCAGCTCTTCGTCTAG